In Magnetococcus sp. PR-3, a single window of DNA contains:
- a CDS encoding AEC family transporter, producing the protein MLDFLETAYFVAEVTGPIFLLVLLGALLRAVGVITPRFVDDSSRVVFLVALPVLVFMAIARADLAALYQPALLGYFCLGTIITFIPLMWMATRFISEPERCSAFVHGAFRGNYGIVALALSVNVFGDQALPQGAMILAVLVPLYNVLGVLAMTVPFKGHDRLSWGQVLRSTVTNPLILAVVLALPVALLQLSLPPILDRTGTYFSHLTLPLALLGVGGSLTWRGLKQASGLSTVATLLKLVILPALLTLGALVAGFRGQDAGMLFLAFASPTAAASFIMTKAMGGDGELAGHIIALSTALSVVSIGTGLFLLRTYGVI; encoded by the coding sequence ATGCTTGATTTTTTGGAGACAGCCTATTTTGTGGCAGAGGTGACCGGGCCGATCTTTTTGTTGGTCCTGCTGGGGGCGTTACTGCGGGCTGTCGGGGTTATTACCCCACGTTTTGTTGATGATTCTTCTCGGGTTGTATTCCTGGTGGCGCTGCCTGTTTTGGTCTTTATGGCCATTGCTCGGGCGGATCTGGCTGCGCTGTATCAGCCCGCACTGTTGGGCTACTTTTGTTTGGGCACCATCATTACCTTTATCCCGCTGATGTGGATGGCCACTCGGTTTATTTCTGAACCGGAACGTTGTAGCGCTTTTGTCCATGGTGCCTTTCGGGGGAACTACGGCATTGTGGCGTTGGCGCTTTCGGTGAATGTTTTTGGTGATCAGGCCCTACCCCAAGGGGCTATGATCTTGGCTGTTTTGGTCCCCCTGTACAATGTTTTGGGGGTGTTGGCCATGACCGTGCCCTTTAAAGGACACGATCGCCTTTCGTGGGGGCAGGTGTTGCGGAGCACGGTGACAAACCCGCTAATATTAGCTGTTGTGTTGGCACTGCCCGTGGCGTTACTACAGCTCTCCTTGCCCCCTATTTTAGATCGTACCGGAACCTATTTTTCGCACCTTACACTACCTTTGGCACTTTTGGGGGTTGGTGGATCCTTAACCTGGCGTGGTCTTAAACAGGCCAGTGGTCTTTCAACCGTGGCTACCCTGCTTAAGTTGGTGATCCTGCCGGCTCTGTTAACCTTGGGTGCCTTGGTGGCCGGTTTTCGGGGGCAAGATGCTGGTATGCTCTTTCTGGCTTTTGCCAGCCCAACAGCGGCAGCCAGCTTTATCATGACCAAAGCCATGGGGGGAGATGGCGAGTTGGCGGGTCATATTATTGCGTTATCTACTGCTCTATCGGTGGTGAGCATCGGCACGGGGCTGTTTCTTTTGCGTACGTATGGTGTTATTTAA
- the rpsP gene encoding 30S ribosomal protein S16: MAVCIRLARGGKKKKPVYTVVAADKRMPRDGRFLEKLGQYIPAKEGGVFTLDQERYAHWVSQGAKPSDTVARLIAKEQASAEA; encoded by the coding sequence ATGGCCGTTTGCATCCGTCTGGCACGTGGTGGTAAGAAGAAAAAGCCTGTTTACACTGTGGTTGCTGCTGATAAGCGCATGCCCCGTGATGGCCGTTTTCTTGAGAAGCTGGGTCAGTACATCCCCGCTAAAGAGGGTGGTGTGTTCACCCTGGATCAAGAGCGCTATGCTCACTGGGTCAGCCAAGGCGCCAAGCCTTCTGACACTGTAGCAAGGCTTATTGCCAAGGAACAGGCTTCCGCTGAAGCCTAA
- the rimM gene encoding ribosome maturation factor RimM (Essential for efficient processing of 16S rRNA), producing the protein MTDKEEIRWVTIGHVMGAFGVRGEMRIRSLTDMPEDIFEYPVWWLFAPKQGSRKEMKLISGRQHSKGVIAKLEGVLSREAVQALYGAEIQIPRDQLPEWVDEPGVDGLWADLMGCRVVERDGTELGTVHDIMETGANDVLVVRGGAEGEKLLPYIEEVVVEVDLDHKLIKVELMEGM; encoded by the coding sequence ATGACCGATAAAGAAGAGATCCGTTGGGTGACCATAGGTCATGTAATGGGCGCTTTTGGTGTGCGGGGTGAGATGCGTATACGCTCTCTAACCGACATGCCTGAAGATATTTTTGAGTACCCGGTCTGGTGGTTGTTTGCCCCTAAGCAGGGTAGCCGTAAGGAGATGAAGTTAATCTCCGGCCGCCAGCACAGTAAAGGTGTGATCGCCAAGTTGGAGGGGGTTCTCTCTCGCGAAGCTGTCCAGGCCCTTTATGGTGCTGAAATCCAAATTCCACGCGATCAGTTGCCCGAATGGGTCGATGAGCCCGGTGTAGATGGCCTATGGGCCGATCTGATGGGGTGTCGTGTGGTGGAACGGGATGGTACAGAACTAGGCACGGTTCATGACATCATGGAAACCGGAGCCAACGATGTACTGGTGGTGCGCGGCGGTGCCGAAGGGGAAAAACTACTTCCTTACATTGAGGAGGTGGTTGTTGAGGTCGATCTGGATCATAAACTGATCAAGGTTGAGCTCATGGAAGGCATGTAG
- the trmD gene encoding tRNA (guanosine(37)-N1)-methyltransferase TrmD, translating to MRFSILTLFPEMFAPLEASILGRGQKSGRLDLNLVQIRDYATNRNQTVDDSPFGGGPGMVLKPDILARALTDTVQGKKAHVVYMTPQGSPFNQADAQRLAQHNHLVLICGRYEGVDERFIDTYVDEEFSMGDFVLTGGELPAMMVVDATARMIPGVLGDQGSAEADSFQTGLLDHPHYTRPAQWQDGDQDETTVHKAPDVLLSGNHGAIEGWRRRQALLRTLIRRPDLLGNAPLSRAEKRLIQALAEDLDAMEPDD from the coding sequence ATACGCTTCTCCATACTTACACTTTTTCCTGAAATGTTTGCCCCCCTTGAAGCTTCTATACTTGGGCGTGGGCAGAAAAGCGGTCGGTTGGACCTGAATCTGGTACAGATACGGGACTATGCCACCAACCGTAACCAAACCGTGGATGACAGCCCCTTTGGCGGTGGTCCTGGTATGGTGTTAAAACCAGATATCTTAGCCCGCGCACTGACCGATACGGTGCAGGGAAAAAAGGCCCATGTGGTCTATATGACACCCCAAGGTAGCCCCTTTAATCAGGCGGATGCCCAGCGACTGGCCCAGCATAACCATCTGGTTTTGATCTGTGGCCGTTATGAAGGGGTGGATGAGCGTTTTATCGACACCTATGTGGATGAAGAGTTTTCCATGGGTGATTTTGTCCTGACGGGGGGTGAGCTGCCCGCCATGATGGTGGTAGATGCCACCGCACGGATGATTCCCGGTGTGTTGGGGGATCAGGGAAGTGCCGAAGCCGACTCGTTTCAAACCGGTCTGCTGGATCATCCCCACTATACCCGTCCAGCCCAGTGGCAAGATGGGGATCAGGACGAGACAACTGTTCATAAAGCACCGGATGTCCTGCTCTCGGGCAACCATGGTGCCATTGAAGGATGGCGTAGACGACAAGCGCTTTTGCGCACGTTAATACGCAGGCCGGATCTGCTGGGCAATGCCCCGCTAAGCCGGGCAGAAAAACGTCTGATCCAAGCTTTGGCTGAAGATCTAGACGCTATGGAACCTGACGATTGA
- the rplS gene encoding 50S ribosomal protein L19, producing MNELQAFEQSMTPETPAPKFGAGDTLKVHVKVVEGNRERIQVFEGVCISRMNAGLRSTFTVRKISFGEGVERTFPLYSPRVDQIEVIRRGDVRRAKLYYLRGRTGKASRIKEKRDW from the coding sequence ATGAATGAACTGCAGGCTTTTGAACAGAGCATGACTCCTGAGACCCCAGCTCCCAAGTTTGGCGCTGGCGACACCCTGAAGGTCCACGTGAAGGTTGTTGAAGGCAACCGTGAGCGTATCCAGGTTTTTGAAGGGGTTTGCATCAGTCGTATGAACGCCGGTCTGCGTTCCACCTTTACGGTGCGTAAAATCTCCTTCGGTGAAGGCGTAGAGCGGACTTTCCCTCTCTACTCTCCCCGTGTGGACCAGATCGAAGTCATCCGTCGTGGTGACGTCCGTCGTGCTAAACTCTACTATCTGCGTGGCCGTACCGGTAAGGCCAGCCGCATTAAAGAGAAGCGTGACTGGTAG
- the rnhB gene encoding ribonuclease HII gives MLRSNPALHHICGVDEAGRGPLSGPVVAAAVILNPEQLPAGLNDSKKLSAKKRDALFELIQAQADFGIGQATVEEIDALNILHASMLAMCRAVEDLQTKVRVDFALIDGNRLPKTLMVPGEAVVKGDAKSLSIGAASILAKVTRDRIMAVLDAQYPHYGWAKSQGYPTKAHLEALAQHGVTPHHRRSFKPVQKYL, from the coding sequence TTGTTGCGTTCAAACCCAGCCTTACACCATATCTGTGGTGTGGATGAGGCCGGGCGTGGGCCCCTGAGTGGTCCTGTGGTGGCCGCAGCCGTCATTCTTAATCCAGAGCAGCTTCCTGCTGGGCTGAACGATTCCAAAAAATTATCCGCTAAAAAGCGAGACGCCCTGTTTGAGCTTATTCAAGCACAGGCGGATTTTGGTATTGGTCAAGCGACGGTTGAAGAGATTGATGCACTGAATATTCTGCATGCCAGCATGTTGGCTATGTGCCGTGCCGTGGAAGATCTACAAACCAAGGTACGGGTCGACTTTGCCTTGATTGATGGCAACCGCCTACCTAAAACTCTTATGGTGCCGGGTGAAGCTGTGGTTAAAGGGGATGCTAAGTCGCTCTCTATTGGGGCCGCTTCCATTCTTGCCAAGGTCACGCGGGATCGTATCATGGCGGTGTTGGATGCACAGTATCCCCACTATGGTTGGGCCAAAAGTCAGGGCTACCCGACCAAAGCACATCTAGAAGCCTTGGCTCAACACGGTGTTACCCCTCATCACCGTCGTTCTTTTAAGCCCGTTCAAAAGTACCTATAA